From one Saccharomyces cerevisiae S288C chromosome XVI, complete sequence genomic stretch:
- the FMP30 gene encoding N-acetylphosphatidylethanolamine-hydrolyzing phospholipase D (Protein with a role in maintaining mitochondrial morphology; also involved in maintaining normal cardiolipin levels; mitochondrial inner membrane protein; proposed to be involved in N-acylethanolamine metabolism; related to mammalian N-acylPE-specific phospholipase D) yields MNFVTCHVQMRLLLQRRLVRLRESELFRPQTSLSTFKRHASQKTRPIQKCSRKYARILLLSVLVPYTGYAFYVSLATVKQIDLRNEMCQRLEENNNEVTYKGSLLKYSPLEVLGRFENPFEEYRIQTVFEFFANRVFELFERNRGGIPRDVHQMNKLMPVHKPTWGPNLVDVDPAEETALPLECKVLDELHIPTAVEENEGSKCPVYNTWLGQSCNYTVYNGLRILTDPLFSDFLIHKTLGPKRITQMPSQITEVPKPDIILVSHNHPDHLDLESLEYWSGKDSPLWIVPKGMKSYMTSNGCDNVLELSWWETLQVKKNNEIYHISATPAMHWSGRSLLDTNKSLWCSFLLTHHGNPILFHAGDTGYVKDLFVRIKERFGKGCKLALLPCGQYCPEWHQKPRHINPQEVLKIMKDLEARNVLGVHWGTFVLSGEYFLEPKEKLEMLAEWGGFKDRCYCPELGKTECFD; encoded by the coding sequence ATGAATTTTGTTACCTGCCATGTTCAGATGAGGCTTCTTCTCCAAAGGAGACTAGTGCGTTTACGAGAATCAGAGCTGTTTAGACCCCAGACATCATTGTcaactttcaaaagacaTGCTTCGCAAAAGACACGCCCTATACAAAAATGCTCGAGAAAATACGCACGTATACTTCTGTTGTCTGTTTTGGTACCTTACACAGGATATGCGTTTTATGTATCATTGGCTACAGTGAAGCAAATTGATTTAAGAAACGAAATGTGTCAAAGATTAGAGGAGAATAATAACGAGGTCACTTATAAGGGATCCTTGCTAAAATATAGCCCTTTGGAAGTTTTAGGCAGATTTGAGAACCCGTTCGAAGAATACAGGATTCAGACcgtttttgaattctttgcAAATAGAGTGTtcgaattatttgaaagaaataggGGAGGTATTCCACGTGATGTACACCAAATGAATAAGTTAATGCCTGTACACAAGCCAACATGGGGGCCTAACTTAGTGGACGTCGACCCCGCAGAGGAAACGGCATTGCCGCTAGAATGCAAAGTGTTAGACGAATTGCACATACCGACTGCagtagaagaaaatgaaggatCAAAGTGCCCAGTCTATAACACATGGCTGGGCCAGTCCTGTAACTACACGGTTTATAATGGATTGAGGATACTTACTGATCCTCTGTTCAGTGACTTTCTTATCCACAAGACCCTGGGTCCTAAAAGAATTACTCAAATGCCATCTCAAATTACAGAGGTGCCCAAACCAGATATCATCCTTGTATCCCATAATCACCCCGATCACCTGGATTTAGAAAGCTTGGAATACTGGAGTGGCAAAGACTCTCCCTTATGGATAGTACCTAAAGGAATGAAATCTTATATGACAAGTAACGGCTGTGATAATGTCCTAGAATTATCTTGGTGGGAAACTTTGcaagtaaagaaaaacaatgaGATATACCACATATCGGCTACTCCTGCCATGCATTGGTCTGGGAGATCGCTCTTAGATACGAACAAGTCTCTATGGTGCTCCTTTTTATTAACACACCATGGTAATCCCATACTTTTTCATGCTGGTGACACTGGATATGTGAAAGATTTATTCGTTAGAATTAAAGAACGCTTTGGCAAAGGTTGTAAATTAGCGCTGCTTCCATGTGGTCAGTATTGCCCTGAGTGGCACCAAAAACCACGACATATTAATCCTCAAGAGGTTCTCAAGATTATGAAAGATCTAGAAGCTCGAAATGTATTAGGCGTTCATTGGGGGACCTTTGTATTAAGCGGAGAATATTTCTTAGAgccaaaggaaaaattagaaatgTTGGCCGAGTGGGGTGGGTTTAAAGACCGCTGCTACTGTCCAGAATTGGGCAAGACAGAATGCTTCGACTAA